The Aspergillus flavus chromosome 2, complete sequence region TATTGTGGGCTTCCCCTTCGacttatattcttttctgctGTTACATTTCGCTTCTGTTTGGCCCGGCGTTGGAAAAGACCGTCTCATGACTTTCTCACTTCATGTGTTAGTATGTACATGTTCTATTCGATGAAGGATCGATAGGAAACTCAACTTTATGTTCTTTGGATGACAACTTGAATGACAGCTTCACTATCTATGGCACTACTCTACGTGCATGTTTGCAATTTGGCCTTCAAATAAGCCAACGTCACTACATTGCATAGTGAAGTACTATATCGATAGACCGAGGacttggatatatatatatcactaTCACACTACTAGTCTTCCGTGTATCCCTGGCCTATACCAAAATACCAGACCTGGAGCTCCAGGAAATATACAGACAATGCGGCATAAGACACACATACATATAATACCCACACGCTCAAACACCCTCCACACTTTTATAAGCACACCAAAAAAAGAGTCTATAAACAACTAAATTACATTCCCCCCCAAAACCTCACTAGACCTCACTCATTCTTCCAAAGTAAAATCAAACTCCTTAAACGCATCCTTAAAAGCAGTAGCAtcagcctcctcttcctcctgcgACTGCACATCATTCTTCCAATTAATCCGGCCCTCAAGCTCCATCAACTTCGCCATAACCCTCCGTCCGAACTGGAGATCAAACCTGAAGTCCGGGCCAAGCGGCAAGAGCAGCATTCTCTCCGTCTCCCCCGAAGaagcatcagcatcagcgtCAGAGTCAGAATTCTTGTTCGGACCCCAAATCCAGACGCGGAAGAAATCGCCCGGTTCGGCGCTGGGGTCAGTCGACGACGGAGACTCGAACTTGGGGTATTTGAGGTTCTCCGCTTCCACTTTGAATGCGGCGGTTACGAGGCCGCGGGTGATTAGGTCGCCGGGAACGGGGAGGAATTGCCAGTGGGTGTGGATGCCGTTTCCGCGGCTGACTTCCCAGGTTACGGCGCCGAGGGAGGAGTTGGTTTTGGATTTGAGCATGGAGTGCAGGGCTTGGCGGTAGCGGTGCATTTCTTTGTAGGTTGCGAGGCGGGAGTCCTCGTCTGGGATGCTGGATAGGGTTGGGGTGTGGGTGAaggggatgatgagcatGTGGCCTGGAAAGCCGAGGGTTGGGAAGGTCTTGGAGGTGGGGAGGGGGCCCTTGGCTGTTGTGAGGTAGGCTTCGTTTCCGATGGAGGTGATGAGGTGGGTTGcgatgttggggttggagaggcagaagaagcacTGGTCGGGGCCTGGTGGGGGCCCGCGGGCACGCTTGCGGGGGCGATTGCTGCCCTCGTCGTCGATGGCGAAGCGGCTGTAGGATTCTTTTTGGCTGGAGAGGGGCTTGCGTTTGGTTTGGACGGGGGCCAGGGGGGAGGCGGTTGCGCCGGTAGGGATGGTTAATGGGTGGGGGGTTTTGGGGTCGAGCGTGAATGCGTACATCCATTTTTGCTTGGAGGGGTTGTTGTAGGATGCGAGGCTGATGAAGCGGGTTAGGGGTTTGGCGTCCGGGTTGTCTTCCGGGGGCATGTGGAAGAAGGGTTCTCGTTCGTAGAAGAACTCGGGCGCTGATGAGAGGTGGTAGCGAGGTTTCAGGGTTGAGCTGAGGTCTGCGATGCATTGCACTTCTTCGGGCTTGGTTGCTTCATCTGGGATCGGGACTTGGGAGCGTGTGCGGATCCCCTTCGGCCATTGAtgggtgatgaggatgtcggCGCTGTGGGCGCCGTAGAGTGCCCTGGCATCTGACTCTGTGTAGCCTGGGTGATACTTGTCGGAGGATTGGCTTTCTGTCTCCAGGTTGCCGCCTAGAGCGACGAGCCGGATGCCCTCAGAGGTTTTCAGAGTGCCGCGTTTGCCCAAGAAATAGAGGTTCGGGCAAACTTCGTCGTTGGCCTCGATTCTTTCGATTACCCTGGTGGGAAGAGGCCGACTACCCAAGGTGAAGTATGTCGGGAGTGGCACGCTGATACTCCCTTGGAACAGCGCAGAGATCTCATCCAGTTCCTGCTCTGTCGAGCAGTCGCCGAATAGGTCGCCGACAACAATCGCGAATGAGAAAGATTGCTTCACGTGAAGTTTAGCCAGCTTCGTGAATACTTCTCGGAGCTGGCAGTTTACGCCACCAATTACAATTCTGAAATATGCGTCAGTGGATTGAGCGGGT contains the following coding sequences:
- a CDS encoding CwfJ domain protein; the encoded protein is MASKIIVIGGVNCQLREVFTKLAKLHVKQSFSFAIVVGDLFGDCSTEQELDEISALFQGSISVPLPTYFTLGSRPLPTRVIERIEANDEVCPNLYFLGKRGTLKTSEGIRLVALGGNLETESQSSDKYHPGYTESDARALYGAHSADILITHQWPKGIRTRSQVPIPDEATKPEEVQCIADLSSTLKPRYHLSSAPEFFYEREPFFHMPPEDNPDAKPLTRFISLASYNNPSKQKWMYAFTLDPKTPHPLTIPTGATASPLAPVQTKRKPLSSQKESYSRFAIDDEGSNRPRKRARGPPPGPDQCFFCLSNPNIATHLITSIGNEAYLTTAKGPLPTSKTFPTLGFPGHMLIIPFTHTPTLSSIPDEDSRLATYKEMHRYRQALHSMLKSKTNSSLGAVTWEVSRGNGIHTHWQFLPVPGDLITRGLVTAAFKVEAENLKYPKFESPSSTDPSAEPGDFFRVWIWGPNKNSDSDADADASSGETERMLLLPLGPDFRFDLQFGRRVMAKLMELEGRINWKNDVQSQEEEEADATAFKDAFKEFDFTLEE